A single window of Legionellales bacterium DNA harbors:
- a CDS encoding group III truncated hemoglobin has translation MEALTAEHIKQLVDRFYGNVKEDEILGPVFNDVAHVNWDEHLPRLYQFWNSIMLGTREYRGNAFAKHIELNQKIPLTKEHFTRWLTLFVNEAERCLPPDAAKAIIMRARQIASVIQEGIKRVGGKKTEDVSSAPGE, from the coding sequence ATGGAAGCATTAACGGCAGAACATATCAAGCAACTTGTTGACCGCTTTTACGGTAATGTGAAAGAAGATGAAATACTCGGGCCTGTATTTAATGATGTGGCGCATGTGAATTGGGATGAACATTTGCCGCGGCTTTATCAATTCTGGAATAGCATTATGTTAGGAACGCGCGAATATCGAGGTAATGCTTTTGCTAAACATATTGAATTAAACCAGAAGATCCCATTAACAAAAGAACATTTTACACGATGGTTAACGCTATTCGTGAATGAAGCAGAGCGGTGCTTACCGCCTGATGCGGCAAAGGCAATTATCATGCGAGCTAGACAGATTGCCTCAGTTATTCAAGAAGGGATCAAACGTGTGGGTGGTAAAAAAACAGAGGATGTTTCGTCAGCGCCAGGAGAATAA
- a CDS encoding SirB2 family protein: MISFWLTLHITTVTLSSILFVTRWLWKYCTGSRSNHFMLRHLSHLIDTLLLLSAIMLVIELQQIPFVVLWITVKIFAVIIYILLGSLAMHARSQRATLLWGLCAITVLLYIILLALTKHPLFFYHPHV, translated from the coding sequence ATGATTTCATTTTGGTTAACGCTACATATTACGACCGTCACACTCAGCAGTATTTTATTTGTTACACGCTGGCTATGGAAATACTGCACTGGATCTCGTTCAAACCACTTTATGCTACGTCATTTATCTCATCTCATTGATACGCTTTTATTGTTATCCGCCATAATGCTCGTCATCGAGTTGCAGCAAATTCCTTTTGTGGTGCTATGGATCACGGTTAAAATTTTCGCCGTGATAATTTATATTTTGTTAGGCTCTCTAGCTATGCATGCTCGCAGTCAACGAGCGACCTTATTATGGGGACTTTGTGCGATCACCGTGCTCCTCTATATTATTCTCCTGGCGCTGACGAAACATCCTCTGTTTTTTTACCACCCACACGTTTGA
- a CDS encoding Tn3 family transposase, producing MHSILQIAYFKAKQFFFNFTIKIVNKDDLNFILDRYFPSMKIKRFEISDYEYFEQRRLIAKKFGYRRWSKTFKPRLANYLLTLVRRDVTLDYLVMESLTFLQQEKIIRPGYTTLQIILSEALTTERKRLADILKDGLSEAEKTSLLTLLDKEDTLSKLAALKQDAKGFKHHMLVVEREKLTLLKPLYVIAKAMVPKLKLSQQNLHYYASLAHYYSIYELRKMLLPHQTHLYLLCYVWQRYQQLNDNFIEAFCYLLNKLNQEAKAAAKEAFSKYAREQQREYLVMRKLARFYVDEKISDQVAFGHVRKKAFKIIPEDELRDQVSPTHKLLKEIDFKWAAIDSQAQRLKNNLRPLVMALDFDSDRLDLPWLQAIHWLKALFSQQKSLQQCEVNQCPEKTIPKRLEHYLLIKDEQRNAKLQADRYEFWLYRQLRKRIQSGEIYLNDSILHRSFHHELVPLDQCEKVLKELDISASRSPIKQRLDYLFDELHTLLMSFNRDLKAGKLLHLRYDEKDGTLHLRKIKGDDEAEEMVNEFYKQLPLCDITEVLRFVNDERHFLSALTPLQPRYAKHGDLDNCLLAILIGQAMNHDDVSMAEIAGIPRKRLQEVYATHFRLATLKAASNLISNGTKKLPIYSDYSIDIDWIYSAVDGQKYTVKFETAKARNSKKYFGNAKGVVAYTLLSNHIPLQLELIGAHEHESYYTFDIWYNNTTDIVPDVVTGDMHCINKANFGIMDWFGAKLFPRFTNLESQRRHLFCGNDLLEYQGCLIKPAGQLDRQLIEEEWPNLSRIIATLGLKEMTQSTLVKKLCNYTTLNRTQKALFEYDKLIRSIHTLKYFSDPKLQKNVHRSQNQLEAYHQLRAAIARAHGSKQLSGRNDIEIAISNECGRLLANAVIYYNSIILSKLKEHYEATGNSKGLEMLKHFSPVAWRHIHFLGHYLFSDDRKIDIDQIIKAFLAKQKD from the coding sequence GTGCACTCCATTTTACAAATTGCCTATTTCAAGGCCAAACAATTCTTTTTCAATTTTACAATCAAGATAGTAAATAAGGATGATCTTAATTTTATTTTGGATCGTTATTTTCCATCGATGAAAATAAAGCGATTTGAAATCAGTGACTATGAATATTTTGAGCAGCGCCGTTTGATTGCAAAAAAATTTGGTTATCGACGTTGGTCAAAAACATTTAAACCGAGGTTAGCCAATTATTTACTAACATTGGTTCGTCGTGACGTTACATTGGATTATTTGGTCATGGAATCACTAACATTTTTACAGCAAGAAAAAATTATTCGTCCAGGCTATACCACGTTGCAAATCATTCTGAGTGAGGCGTTGACCACCGAGCGAAAACGGTTGGCTGATATTCTGAAAGATGGCTTAAGCGAAGCTGAAAAAACCAGCTTGTTAACGTTATTGGATAAAGAAGATACGCTGTCGAAATTAGCAGCATTGAAGCAAGATGCTAAAGGTTTCAAACATCATATGCTCGTCGTGGAGCGAGAAAAACTGACATTACTGAAACCACTCTATGTGATTGCCAAAGCAATGGTGCCAAAATTAAAACTATCACAGCAAAATTTACATTATTATGCGAGTCTTGCTCATTATTATTCCATTTATGAACTACGAAAAATGTTACTCCCTCATCAAACCCATCTCTACTTATTATGTTACGTCTGGCAACGGTATCAACAATTAAACGATAATTTTATTGAGGCCTTTTGTTATTTGTTAAACAAGCTCAATCAAGAAGCAAAAGCGGCTGCAAAAGAAGCATTTTCAAAGTATGCGCGTGAACAGCAGCGAGAATATTTAGTGATGCGAAAACTTGCGCGATTTTACGTGGATGAAAAAATTTCTGACCAAGTGGCTTTCGGCCATGTTCGAAAAAAAGCATTCAAAATTATACCGGAAGATGAGTTGCGTGATCAGGTATCGCCAACCCACAAGTTGCTCAAAGAGATCGATTTCAAATGGGCGGCGATTGATAGCCAAGCACAGCGATTAAAAAACAATTTACGCCCATTAGTCATGGCACTTGACTTTGACAGTGATCGTTTGGATCTACCGTGGTTACAAGCCATCCATTGGTTAAAAGCGTTATTCTCACAACAAAAAAGCCTACAGCAATGCGAAGTCAATCAATGTCCAGAAAAAACAATCCCCAAACGGCTTGAACATTACCTGCTGATAAAAGATGAGCAACGTAATGCTAAATTACAGGCTGATCGCTATGAATTTTGGCTTTATCGACAATTGAGGAAGCGTATTCAATCCGGTGAAATTTATTTAAATGACAGTATTCTTCATCGATCATTTCATCATGAGTTAGTGCCACTGGATCAATGTGAAAAAGTACTAAAAGAGTTGGATATTTCAGCGTCACGAAGCCCAATAAAACAACGATTGGACTATTTATTTGATGAATTACACACACTTTTGATGTCATTTAACCGTGACTTAAAAGCAGGTAAATTACTTCACCTTCGCTATGACGAGAAAGATGGCACCTTGCATTTACGCAAAATAAAAGGTGACGATGAAGCAGAGGAAATGGTCAACGAATTTTACAAACAACTGCCACTCTGTGACATCACCGAGGTGTTACGTTTTGTAAATGACGAACGTCATTTTTTGTCGGCGTTAACGCCATTGCAGCCCCGTTATGCAAAACACGGCGATCTTGATAATTGTTTACTGGCTATTTTGATTGGACAAGCGATGAATCACGATGATGTGAGTATGGCTGAGATCGCGGGGATCCCACGTAAGCGATTGCAAGAGGTTTATGCGACACATTTTAGACTCGCGACACTCAAAGCAGCAAGCAACCTCATCAGCAATGGCACTAAAAAACTACCGATTTATTCGGATTATTCCATCGATATAGACTGGATCTATAGCGCTGTTGATGGACAGAAATATACGGTGAAGTTTGAAACGGCTAAGGCTCGTAATTCAAAAAAATATTTCGGCAACGCAAAAGGGGTGGTGGCTTATACTCTATTAAGTAACCATATTCCTTTGCAACTTGAATTAATTGGCGCACACGAGCATGAAAGCTACTACACCTTCGATATTTGGTATAACAATACAACAGACATTGTTCCAGATGTGGTTACTGGCGACATGCACTGCATTAATAAAGCGAATTTTGGGATCATGGATTGGTTTGGTGCAAAGTTATTTCCTCGATTTACCAATCTTGAATCGCAACGGCGCCACCTTTTTTGTGGCAACGATTTATTAGAATATCAAGGTTGTTTGATAAAACCTGCGGGACAATTGGATCGCCAATTAATTGAAGAAGAATGGCCGAATTTATCGCGGATCATCGCCACATTAGGATTGAAAGAAATGACCCAAAGTACGTTGGTGAAAAAACTTTGCAATTACACCACCTTGAATCGAACCCAGAAGGCGTTATTTGAATATGATAAATTGATCCGCAGCATCCACACACTCAAATATTTTTCCGATCCAAAGCTACAAAAAAATGTTCATCGTTCACAAAACCAACTAGAAGCGTATCATCAATTACGCGCAGCGATTGCGCGTGCACATGGTAGCAAACAACTCAGCGGTAGAAATGATATTGAAATTGCGATCAGCAATGAATGTGGCCGTTTATTGGCAAACGCCGTTATCTACTATAACTCGATTATACTGTCCAAGCTGAAAGAACATTATGAAGCAACGGGTAATTCAAAAGGGTTAGAAATGTTGAAGCATTTTTCGCCGGTGGCTTGGCGACACATTCATTTTTTGGGGCATTACCTTTTTTCGGATGATCGAAAGATAGATATTGATCAAATAATTAAAGCATTTCTAGCTAAACAGAAGGACTAA
- a CDS encoding alternative oxidase, with protein MAYTHHPANNFTDKMAYGLVKFFRFFADVFFKKRYGNRAIVLETVAAVPGMVGAGLLHLSALRKIKNDEGWIKKLLEEADNERMHLLTFIHIAKPNWFERSIIFIAQAIFVVLYLMMYIFSSKLAHRFVGYLEEEAVLSYTHYLEELDAGRILNCPAPDIAKQYWKLADEATLRDVILAVRLDEEEHRDVNHQLANQLSQGKAILTSIPLQDMQSDYATKPQD; from the coding sequence ATGGCTTACACACATCATCCTGCTAACAACTTCACAGATAAAATGGCGTATGGATTGGTTAAATTTTTTCGCTTCTTTGCAGACGTATTTTTTAAGAAACGTTATGGCAATCGAGCTATTGTGTTAGAAACCGTTGCTGCGGTTCCTGGTATGGTAGGGGCTGGCTTATTACACCTAAGCGCTCTCCGCAAAATAAAAAATGATGAAGGTTGGATTAAGAAGCTGCTTGAGGAAGCCGACAATGAGAGGATGCATTTATTAACCTTTATTCATATTGCAAAACCCAATTGGTTTGAACGAAGTATCATTTTTATCGCACAAGCGATCTTTGTTGTATTGTATTTGATGATGTATATTTTTTCCTCAAAACTTGCACATCGTTTCGTCGGCTATTTAGAGGAAGAGGCGGTATTAAGTTATACCCATTATTTAGAAGAGCTTGATGCCGGTCGCATTCTCAATTGCCCAGCACCCGATATCGCTAAACAGTATTGGAAATTAGCCGACGAGGCGACGCTTAGAGATGTTATCTTAGCCGTGCGCTTAGATGAAGAAGAACACCGTGATGTCAATCATCAATTAGCCAATCAACTCTCACAAGGAAAAGCGATCCTCACCTCGATCCCACTTCAAGATATGCAAAGCGATTATGCAACTAAACCGCAGGACTGA
- a CDS encoding Rrf2 family transcriptional regulator → MQLNRRTDYALRTLLYLAALGTEQLATLDEISNKFHIARDHLIKIVGKLAKLNFIVATRGKGGGLRLNPSALKVSLYEIVNQFETSLQVIDCDTPPCPIRNICRLSTILREASQAFIDVLMDYTLADLLPTFNPDRFAIFKQLSIPIRVER, encoded by the coding sequence ATGCAACTAAACCGCAGGACTGATTATGCGTTAAGAACGCTGCTCTATTTAGCAGCGTTAGGCACCGAACAGTTAGCGACACTCGATGAAATTTCCAATAAATTTCATATAGCGCGCGATCATTTAATTAAAATTGTCGGAAAATTAGCCAAATTAAATTTTATTGTAGCAACTCGCGGCAAAGGTGGCGGGTTACGTCTCAATCCATCAGCATTGAAAGTTTCACTTTATGAAATTGTGAATCAATTTGAAACGTCCTTGCAGGTCATTGATTGCGATACGCCGCCTTGTCCTATTCGTAATATATGCCGCTTAAGCACAATTTTGCGAGAAGCAAGCCAAGCCTTCATTGATGTTTTAATGGATTATACATTGGCCGATCTGCTGCCTACGTTCAATCCTGACCGATTTGCAATCTTTAAACAGTTATCAATTCCGATTAGAGTGGAGCGATAA